One Deinococcus cellulosilyticus NBRC 106333 = KACC 11606 DNA segment encodes these proteins:
- a CDS encoding endonuclease/exonuclease/phosphatase family protein: protein MSKILTRVLLWLVALVALLAGLVYALTYHPRDQEDVPVACNPEAPTLKAGQPFRVLNWNIQYLAGKGYVFFYDLLDGSGPDTRPSKEAMASTLEEVVRVIKTENPDVVLLQEVDTGAKRTDFQDQEKILAERLGYACSASAYYWKARFVPHPQIMGAVGMKVVTYSRFKIDQAIRHQLPLIPADPVTQAFNFRRAILDVVLPVEGGESLHIMNTHLDAFAQGTDAMEKQVKKTHQVLRNAGKTVLIGGDFNLLPDQAARARLHEQHQAYYNPESELGIILQDYQSMPSLQEVQQDPEKWFTHYPNDPLAKGPDRTIDYFFYDTGVKLLGHHVRREDTLKISDHLPMVAEFQVQ from the coding sequence ATGTCCAAAATTCTGACCCGTGTCCTGCTGTGGCTGGTCGCTCTGGTGGCTTTGCTTGCTGGTCTGGTTTACGCCCTGACGTACCATCCCCGAGATCAGGAAGACGTCCCGGTGGCTTGCAACCCGGAGGCTCCCACCCTCAAGGCCGGGCAGCCTTTCAGGGTCCTGAACTGGAACATTCAGTATCTGGCAGGAAAAGGTTACGTCTTTTTTTATGACCTGCTCGATGGCAGCGGACCGGACACCCGCCCATCAAAAGAAGCCATGGCGTCCACCCTCGAAGAGGTGGTGCGGGTCATCAAAACGGAAAACCCTGATGTGGTTCTGCTGCAGGAAGTGGACACCGGGGCAAAGCGCACGGATTTTCAGGACCAGGAAAAAATTCTGGCAGAGCGTCTGGGGTATGCCTGCTCTGCCAGTGCATATTACTGGAAAGCCCGTTTTGTGCCCCACCCCCAGATCATGGGTGCTGTGGGCATGAAGGTGGTCACTTACTCCCGCTTCAAAATCGATCAGGCCATCCGACACCAGTTGCCCCTGATCCCGGCAGATCCGGTGACCCAGGCTTTCAACTTCAGGCGGGCCATTCTGGATGTGGTATTGCCTGTGGAAGGGGGGGAAAGCCTGCACATCATGAACACCCACCTTGATGCCTTTGCGCAAGGTACGGACGCCATGGAAAAGCAGGTCAAAAAGACCCATCAGGTGCTCAGGAACGCGGGCAAAACTGTGCTGATTGGCGGAGATTTCAACCTCCTGCCTGATCAGGCCGCCAGAGCACGCCTGCATGAACAGCATCAGGCCTACTACAACCCTGAAAGCGAACTGGGCATCATCCTGCAGGACTACCAGAGCATGCCCTCACTTCAGGAAGTCCAGCAGGACCCCGAAAAGTGGTTCACCCATTACCCGAATGATCCGCTGGCAAAAGGTCCAGATCGGACCATCGACTATTTCTTTTACGACACCGGAGTGAAACTGCTGGGTCACCATGTGCGCAGGGAAGACACACTGAAGATCTCGGACCACCTGCCCATGGTCGCTGAATTTCAGGTGCAGTGA